A region from the Vicia villosa cultivar HV-30 ecotype Madison, WI linkage group LG3, Vvil1.0, whole genome shotgun sequence genome encodes:
- the LOC131662209 gene encoding villin-1-like: MPIINKDLDPAFQIAGANPGLEVWCIENQELVLMSESDHRKFYTGSAYIVLNAVFPKNGPPHYDIHYWLGNDTKKVDSSLASDKALELDAALGSCSVQYREIQGQESQKFLSYFKPCLIPIEGVYTSKQGNLNGEYQVSLYSCKGDYVVHVREVPFQRSSLNHEDVFILDTALKIFLFSGCNSTIQERAKGLEVVQYITENKHGGKCEVATIEDGKFVGDSDVGEFWSLFGGYAPIPREPPASQESVAPSAKPFWINLQGKICPIGSNAFSKEMLESDKCYMLDCDNEIFVWMGRQTLLTERRTSIKAAEDFVRNEGRSSKTHLTFLSEGLESTVFRSHFTNWPKTVEPKLYEEGREKVAAIFKHQGYDVKELPDEKDDEPSIDYGGTIKIWRVDGDELSLLPVTEHTRLYSGDCYIVQYTFPGNGRDETLFYAWIGSRCIMEDKTAAISHINTMVDSSRTNPVMAQIHEGKEPAQFFSILKRLIVFKGGNSSGYKKFLEEKGIVDETPNENLVALFRVQGTSPDNMQAIQVDQVSSSLNSSYCYILQSEAATYTWIGGLSSSRDHNLLDRMVELFNPTQLPISVREGNEPDIFWDVLGGKAEYPREKEIQGFVDDPHLFALKITRGDFKMKEVYNYTQDDLITEDVLLLDCQREIYIWVGLHSVVKSKQEALNLGLKFLEMDVLVEGLSLEVPIYVVMEGYEPPFFTRFFSWDHSKANILGNSFERKLAILKGNSRDSTPNGHKSSSNIPSGRRRSSSPLPRSSSPLPRSAGSDYRQSGNRLFSSPTPVSKKPFEGSPANNRAEQTTTPLSDSPSTELSSSNETASFTEKDRNIDRESLSIHPYERLRVVSPNPVTGIDLTKREAYLSPEEFHEKFGMPKPAFYKLPRWKQNKLKISLDLF; this comes from the exons ATGCCTATTATCAATAAAGACTTGGATCCCGCTTTCCAAATAGCAGGGGCGAATCC AGGATTGGAAGTTTGGTGTATTGAAAACCAGGAGTTGGTGCTAATGTCAGAGTCGGACCATAGAAAATTCTATACCGGAAGTGCATACATAGTTCTGAAT GCAGTTTTCCCCAAAAATGGCCCTCCTCATTATGACATTCATTACTGGCTTGGAAATGACACAAAAAAG GTGGATTCAAGCTTGGCATCAGACAAGGCACTTGAATTGGATGCGGCCTTAGGATCCTGCAGCGTTCAATATAGGGAAATTCAAGGCCAAGAATCACAGAAGTTTCTATCATACTTCAAGCCTTGTTTAATACCCATCGAAGGAGTATATACTTCAAAGCAAGGGAATTTGAATGGTGAATACCAAGTCAGCCTGTACTCATGTAAGGGAGACTATGTTGTCCATGTGAGAGAG GTTCCTTTTCAGAGATCTTCGTTGAATCACGAAGATGTGTTCATACTTGACACTGCATTAAAAATCTTCCTTTTTAGTGGTTGCAACTCTACCATTCAAGAAAGAgccaaaggtttggaggttgttCAATATATCACGGAGAACAAGCATGGAGGAAAATGTGAGGTGGCCACAATAG AGGATGGAAAATTTgttggtgattctgatgtgggaGAGTTCTGGAGTTTATTTGGTGGTTATGCTCCAATTCCTCGAGAACCGCCTGCTAGTCAGGAATCCGTGGCTCCATCTGCAAAGCCATTTTG GATAAATCTACAGGGAAAAATTTGTCCAATTGGAAGCAATGCATTCAGCAAAGAAATGCTGGAGTCAGACAAGTGTTATATGTTAGACTGCGATAATGAAATTTTTGTCTGGATGGGTAGGCAGACCTTATTGACCGAAAGAAGAACATCGATCAAAGCTGCTGAG GATTTTGTTAGAAACGAAGGAAGATCGAGCAAGACTCATTTGACATTTTTATCAGAGGGATTGGAAAGTACTGTCTTTCGGTCACACTTTACTAATTGGCCTAAAACAGTAGAACCTAAGCTTTACGAAGAAGGACGAGAAAAAGTGGCAG CCATATTCAAGCATCAGGGTTATGATGTGAAAGAGCTTCCTGATGAAAAGGATGATGAGCCATCTATAGATTACGGTGGCACGATAAAA ATTTGGCGAGTGGATGGTGATGAATTGTCCCTTCTTCCAGTTACCGAACACACTAGACTTTACAGTGGAGATTGCTATATAGTACAATATACATTTCCAGGAAACGGAAGGGATGAGACTCTGTTTTATGCTTGGATTGGCAGCAGATGTATAATG GAGGATAAAACAGCTGCCATTTCCCACATCAATACTATGGTTGATTCGTCCAGAACTAATCCAGTCATG GCTCAAATTCACGAGGGCAAAGAGCCAGCTCAGTTTTTCTCAATACTCAAGAGGTTAATCGTATTCAAG GGGGGAAACAGTTCAGGATATAAGAAGTTTCTAGAAGAAAAAGGTATAGTGGATGAAACTCCCAATGAAAACTTGGTAGCCTTGTTTCGAGTTCAAGGCACAAGTCCAGATAATATGCAGGCCATCCAAGTCGATCAA GTTTCAAGTTCCCTGAATTCATCCTATTGCTATATTCTCCAAAGCGAAGCTGCTACGTATACTTGGATTGGGGGCCTATCTTCATCAAGAGACCATAATCTTCTTGATAGAATGGTGGAACTGTTTAAT CCGACACAGCTACCTATATCTGTGAGGGAAGGGAACGAACCAGATATTTTTTGGGATGTTCTTGGTGGAAAGGCAGAATATCCAAGAGAGAAAGAGATTCAAGGATTCGTTGATGATCCACATTTGTTTGCTTTAAAAATAACCAGAG GAGACTTCAAG ATGAAAGAGGTATACAATTATACACAGGATGACTTAATTACGGAAGATGTTTTATTGCTCGATTGCCAAAGAGAGATTTATATTTGGGTTGGTTTACATTCGGTCGTCAAATCGAAACAAGAAGCTCTCAACCTTGGCTTA AAATTTTTGGAAATGGATGTCCTTGTTGAAGGCCTATCCTTGGAAGTCCCTATTTATGTTGTAATGGAAGGTTATGAACCGCCATTTTTCACTCGTTTCTTTTCATGGGATCACTCGAAAGCAAAT ATTCTTGGTAATTCATTTGAGAGAAAGCTTGCAATTCTGAAAGGAAACTCCAGGGACTCTACCCCTAATGGTCATAAAAGCAGTTCTAACATTCCCAGTGGCCGTCGAAGAAGTAGTTCACCTCTACCTAGGAGTAGTTCACCTCTACCTAGGAGTGCAGGCTCAGACTATAGGCAATCAGGCAATCGGCTTTTTTCAAGCCCTACTCCAGTTTCCAAGAAGCCCTTTGAAGGATCTCCTGCCAATAACAGAGCTG AACAAACAACAACTCCACTTTCTGATTCTCCATCAACAGAACTAAGCTCGTCAAACGAGACTGCAAGTTTCACCGAAAAGGACAGAAATATTGACCGTGAGAGTTTGTCGATACACCCTTACGAGCGCCTTAGAGTGGTTTCTCCGAATCCAGTAACCGGCATCGATTTAACCAAACGAGAG GCATATTTATCTCCCGAAGAGTTCCACGAAAAGTTCGGAATGCCAAAACCTGCCTTCTATAAACTCCCTAGATGGAAACAAAACAAGCTGAAGATTTCACTGGATCTATTTTAG